The Candidatus Berkiella aquae sequence ATACAGCCAAAAGCATCGGCTAGCTTTGCTTGATATTCAAAATAAAGTCGTTCACTTTTGCGCTCACAATATAAGTGTAGATAATAACGAATTTTCCATAATAAACGACTTGCTTGTGTTAGCCTGCGATATTCCATTTGATTGATATCATCATGAGTCAATAATAATTGCCAATCAGCTTGTTGATATTTTTTAAGTGCTATCCATGTGATAAAATCAATGTCTCTTAAGCCGCCAGGGCTTTCTTTAATGTTGGGTTCTAATCCATATTCCGTATTGTCAAATCGTTGATAGCGTGCTTGACGTTCTTGTATTTTAGCCGTCAGAAAGTGATCAAAGTGATAGAGTGAGGTAAGACTGGGTGTGAAGGATTGATAAAGATGGTTAGAGCCGCAGATAAAACGATGGGTAAGCAAATTAGTATAAAAATTTAGATCGGTTTTTGCATCAGTTAGGCAATCATTGAGTGTTCTGACACTTGAACCTACTTTGATACCACAATCCCAAATAGTTGAGATAAAAAGCGAAATTTTCTGTTCTAATGGTTCTGATAAAGGAGTTGGAGAAAGGAGTAAAATATCGGCATCTGAGCCTGGAAAAATACGACCTAAGCCATAACCTCCTAGTGCAATTAAAGTGAGAGATTCACCTGCTAATCCAACGCGCTGCCAACTCAGTTGTAATATCTCATCTAACCAGGTGGCGCGTTGTTGTAAGAATAATAAGATGTCAGTATGAGGGGCGAGATGGCTATCGAGTGATTGCAAATACTGTTCATGGGTTTGCTTAATAGAGCGCACCAAGTCTTGCAAGGCAAACGATGAGTGCGCTTTAAAAGCTGCTAAAAGCGAAAGAAAGGGTGGCTCCTTGCCAATAGGATTAGAGATCGGTTTCTTCCTTGCGTTTGGTTAATACTTCAAACCCGTCAGCGGTAACCAGTACGGTATGTTCCCACTGAGCAGATAAGCTATGATCTTTGGTGACGACGGTCCAATTGTCAGGTAGTAAACGCGTTTCTTTCTTACCAACGTTGAGCATAGGCTCAATGGTAAAAATCATGCCTTCTTCTAATCTTAAGCCTGTTTTAGCTTTGCCGTAGTGCAATACTTGAGGTTCTTCATGGAAAATTTTGCCAATACCATGTCCGCAATATTCACGTACAATTGAAAAATGATGTTGATGTGCATGTTCTTGAATAGCTGCGCCAATATCACCAAGATAATTACCTGCTTTGACTTGTTGGATCCCAAGTAGCATACATTCGCGCGTAATTTTAATTAAGCGAGCCGCTTTGACGGAAGGTTCGCCAATGGTAAACATTTTACTGGTATCACCATGATAACCGTCTTTAATAACGGTGATATCGATGTTGATAATATCGCCGTCTTTGAGCTTTTTCTCATTGGGGATCCCATGGCAGACGACGTGATTAATTGAGGTACAAATAGATTTAGGGAAGCCTTTATAATTCAAAGGGGCAGGAATGGCCTGCTGAACATTAACGATATAATTATGGCAAAGGGTATTGAGTTCATCGGTGCTAATCCCTGCTTTGACATAAGGACCTATCATATCAAGTACTTCGCCCGCTAAACGGCCTGCATTGCGCATTTTTTCTATGTCTTGTGGTGTTTTGATCGTAACTGCCATTTTTAGTTTCCTATCTCCTTCATATATGGTATAAAATCGCGCCGAAGTTGTGCAAATTATGGCACAATTTTAAGTTATGTAATTAGTATAAAACACACACATGTGTCGACACATCGTCCGGGGTGCTTTAAGAATACTCGAATCCTTACGGTAAGGGTACTGCTTGGAGTCGGAGGATGGGACGCATGGAGGATTAACCCCAAAGGAGAAAATCTCATGCCAACAATTACAATGCGTAATATGTTAGAAGCGGGCGTACATTTTGGTCACCAAACCAGATTCTGGGACCCCAAAATGAAGCCATATATCTATGGTGCTCGTAACAAAATTCACATCATCAATTTGGATAAAACCTTACCCTTATTCAACGAAGCTTTGAGCTTTATTCGTCGTGTAGCTTCACGCAATGGTAAAATTTTATTCGTTGGTACTAAAACTTGCGCAAGCAATATCATCAAAGAACAAGCAGAGCGCTGTGGTATGCCTTTCGTTAATTATCGCTGGTTAGGTGGTATGTTAACCAACTTTAAAACGGTTAAGCAGTCCATTAAGCGTTTACACGAACTTGAAGCAATGCGTGATGATGGCACCTTTGAAAAGCTCGTGAAAAAAGAAGCGCTTATGCGTGAGCGTGAAATGATCAAATTAGAGCGCAGTTTGGGCGGTATCAAGAACATGGATAGCCTACCAGATGCGATTTTTGTCATTGACGTGGGCCATGAGAAAATTGCGATTAAAGAAGCAAATAATCTTAGAATCCCTGTCGCAGGTGTCGTCGATACTAATAACAATCCAGCGGGTATTGATTACATTATTCCTGGTAACGATGATGCATTACGCTCTATTGAACTTTATGTTTCCAGTGTTGCGGATGTCATTTTAGAAGCAAGAAGTAATCTCAGCCATTCACAAGCAGAAGCTAGTGAGTATGTTGAACTTGAGAATGATCAAGAATAATTTGATATCAGTTGACACAAAGGGGGCCGTTGCCCCCTTTATTTTGAAGATGGAGAGAAACTAATGGCAGAACAAATTACCGCTGAAATGGTTAAATTATTACGTGAGCGCACTGGCGCAGGCATGATGGAATGCAAAAAAGCTTTAGTTGAAGCTAAAGGTGATATGGCTGTAGCAGAAGATCTCATCGCAAAATCCGGTAACAAAAAAGCAGATAAATCAGCTTCACGTACCGCAGCGCAAGGTCGTATTGCCATTGCAAATTCACATACCAACGCAGTGATGATAGAAATTAACTGTGAAACAGATTTTGTGGCACGCGATGATAGCTTTATTCAATTTTGCCAAGCTGTTGCCGATCTGGCTTTAGCCAAAGATTGCCAAGATGTTGAGTCATTATTAGCACTTCCTTTTGAAGGTGCAACCAGTGTTGAAGAAGCGCGAAAAGCGATTATCGTTCGTATTGGTGAAAATATCCAAATTCGACGTTTAACTTCCTATAAAGCACAAGCTAAACAGCGTATTGGTAGTTACATTCATAATGCCCGCATTGGTACTTTGGTATTAATCGAAGGTGGCAATGAAGAAATTGCTAAAGAATTAGCAATGCATATCGCGGCAATGAAACCGCAATTTATTGCGCCTAATGAAATTCCAGAAGCCATTGTTGCAAAAGAAAAAGAAATCTTTATGGAACGCGCTAAACAAAGTGGTAAACCTGATAATATCTTAGAAAAAATTGTCCAAGGACAATTGCAAAAATTTGCAGCTGAAATTTGCTTGTTGGGTCAACCCTTCTTCAAAGATCCTGACCAAACCATTGAAGCTGTATTAAAGCCTCTCAATGCAACCGTCATCTCCATGCTTCGATATGAAGTGGGTGAAGGTATTGAAGTGATTAAGAAAAGTTTTGAAGAAGAAGTGATGGAACAAGCTCGTGGGAGTAAACAATGAGTCAAGATCCTATCTATCAACGGATCCTGTTAAAGCTAAGTGGTGAAGCGTTAATGGGCGATGAGTCATTTGGGATTGACCCCAAAGTGCTCGATAGGATTGCAGACGAAGTTGGCGAACTCATTAAGTTGGGGGTTCAAGTTGGGATAGTGATTGGTGGGGGGAACCTTTGCCGCGGTAAATCACTATCAAAAGCAGGCCTTGGTCGCGTTTCTGGCGACCAAATGGGCATGTTGGCAACCGTGATGAATGCCATCGCCATGCGTGATGCGCTTGAGCGAGCAGGCCTTGCAACTCGCATTATGTCTGCTATCCCCATGACGGGGTTAGTAGACCACTATGACAGACGCAAAGCCATCCATCATTTGCAATTTGGTCGAGTGGTTATTTTTGCTGCCGGCACCGGTAACCCCTTAGTGACCACCGATTCTGCTGCCAGCTTAAGAGCAATTGAAACCCAAGCCGATGTTTTACTCAAAGCGACGAATGTAGATGGTATTTACTCTGCTGATCCTGCTATTGATCCTCATGCAACTTTGTATCAACGAATTACCTATGCAAAAGCATTGGAAAAAGAATTAGGTATCATGGATTTATCAGCATTTTGTCAATGTCGCGATCATGATATGCCAATACGCGTTTTTAATATTAATAACGCAGGGGCATTAGTGCGCATCGTGCAAGGTGAGCCAGAAGGAACCGTTGTGGAGCGAGGAAATCCAAATGATTAATGATGTTCAAAAAAATGCAAAAGAAAGAATGACCAAAAGTCTTCATTCTCTTGAAGAAGAATTATCAAAATTACGCGCAGGGCGTGCTAATCCTAGCATTTTAGAAGGTGTCGTTGTTTCTTATTATGGTACTGATACCCCGTTAACCCAAATGGCACAAATTGTGGTCGAAGGGGCGTTAATGCTAGCGGTTAAGCCGTTTGAAAAGCGTTTAGTGCCTGAAATTGAAAAGGCGATACGTGCTGCTGATCTAGGTCTTAATCCTGCAACCTCAGGTGATGTGATTCGTGTTCCTTTCCCTCCCTTGAGCGAAGAAAGACGTAAAGAACTCATTAAGAAAGTAAAAGCAGAAGTTGAGAATGCGAAAGTTGCTGTGCGCAATATTCGTCGTGATGCGAATCAAGAAATCAAAGATCTGCTTAAAGAGAAAGCAATTAGTGAAGATGAACAACGCAAAGCTGAAGAAGCAATGCAAAAACTAACCGATCAATATATTCATCAAGCTGATGCTATTTTAGCACGCAAAGAAAAAGATTTAATGGAGATTTAATCCATTAATACTTCGTATGCAAACCACCCAGGGTTAAAAGCAAGCGACAGCAATTTGCCTAATCATATTGCTGTCGTTATGGATGGGAATGGCCGTTGGGCAAAAGCAAGACATATCAGCCGTACTTTAGGTCATCGTAAAGGCGTTGAAAGTGCTAGGGAGATTATCTCAGCCTGTCAGCGATTTAATATTAAAGTATTAACCTTATTTGCTTTTGGTATGGAAAACTGGAAAAGGCCTAGCAAAGAAGTTCGTAATCTATTTCGACTCTTTTACCTGGTGCTTCGCAAAGATATTGCCCGTATTCACCAGGACAATATTCGCTTACGTATCATTGGCGACAGAACGATATTTGCACCTGCGCTAATTAATGCGATAAGCGACGCAGAAGCAATGACGGCACATAATACGGGACTCGTATTAAATATTGCGGTTAATTATAGTGGTCGTTGGGATCTACTCCAGGCTGTTAGAAAGGTTTGTCATACCCATCAAGCAAATGCCATGGAAATTACCGAAGCGGCTTTCACAGAGCATCTCTGTTTACATGCTTTACCAGAACCTGACTTATTTATAAGAACCGGTGGTGTACAGCGAATCAGTAATTTTATGTTGTGGGAACTTGCTTATACCGAATTTTTCTTTACACCCACACTTTGGCCGGATTTTACTTCTGATGAGTTGGCGGGAGCACTTGCAAGTTACGCAAAGTGTGAACGTCGCTTTGGATTAACAGGTGATCAGTTAGGTTAACTATGCTGAAATGGCGGATTTTAACAGCACTCATTTTAATTCCTTTCGTGTTATGGGGGATTTTGAGTCTGCAAGCAACGTCCTTTGCCGTACTATCAGCGATTATTTTGCTGATAGGAGCGCATGAATGGACAGCATTATGTCCATTTCCTAAATACACTCAGCAAGCAGTGTTTCTGGGATGTTATATTGCAATATTGTGCCTCTTATCTTATTTCAAACAACCTTATATTCTCTTTGCTGCTTTGATATTTTGGATAATAGCGGCCATTGGCTTGAGTCGTTATTCAAATAAACCTGTCAAATGGTTAAATGCTCCCCTTATCAAAGGGGCCATTGGTTTATTGTTATTGCCTAGCGCTTGGTATGGTTTAAATGTCATTCACCGCGCAGAAGAGGGACCGGTTTGGTTAATTATTTGCTTAGTGATTATCTGGGCAACAGATACCTTCGCTTATTTTACGGGAAGAATCATTGGCAAACGCCCGTTGGCGCCTTTCATCAGCCCGAAAAAGACAATAGAGGGTTTTTGGGGTGGGGTAATCGGGGCATTGTTGCTTGCCTTTATTGCTTTCTTTACCAACATGCTGCCGAGTCATCATTCCTTGGGTATTTGGTTAACGGTTGTACTGGGTACCATTTTGCTGGCGGTTGTCGGTGATCTATTTGAAAGTTTGATGAAAAGATTAGCGGGAGTGAAAGATAGCGGCAAATTATTGCCTGGCCATGGGGGCGTATTGGACAGATTAGATAGTTTAATTGCAGCAGCGCCCTTTTTTGCTTTAGCGATGTCTTGGATCCAGAGAAGCCTATGAAACCATCAGGTATTTGTATATTAGGCTCAACCGGTTCAATTGGGCAAAATACGTTAGCAGTGATTGCATTGCATCCAGAGCGTTTTAAAGTCATCGCTTTAACAGCGCATAATTCCGTTGATACATTATATGAGCAATGTTGCATTTTTAAACCTGCTTTTGCCGTGTTAATGGAACCGCAAGCTGCTAAAAATTTGCAAAGCAAGCTTACGCAGCAAGGTATATCGACTAAAGTCTTATGTGGCTTACAAGATTTATGTGAAGTGGTGTCATTACCTGAAGTCGATAAAGTGGTTGCCGCAATTGTCGGGGCTGCCGGATTGCTACCCACATTGAATGCAATCAAGGCAGGCAAGCAGATTTTATTGGCAAATAAAGAAGCGTTGATTATGGCGGGCGATTTATTTTTAGCCACCGCTTCACGTACCGGAGCAACGTTATTACCCGTTGATAGCGAACATAATGCCTTATTTCAATGTATGCCACCGGGTTATCAAACCGGTAGTCGCCCTCAAGGAGTTTCCCGATTAATTTTAACGGCTTCGGGTGGTCCATTCTTAAAAACAGCTAAATCGGCGTTTAAAGAAATTACCCCTGAAATGGCTTGCCAGCACCCTAATTGGAAAATGGGTAAGAAGATCACCGTTGATTGTGCAACGCTCATGAACAAAGGATTGGAAGTGATTGAGGCAAGCAAACTATTTTGTTTTAATCATGATGAAATTGATGTGGTGGTTCATCCCCAAAGTGTTATTCATTCTTTAGTAGAATACCATGATGGGTCGCAATTAGCGCAATTAGGAACACCAGATATGCGGATCCCCATTGCCAATTGTTTAGCGTGGCCAGAGCGCATTGCATCGGGTGCAACCCGGCTTTCATTAACGCAAGTAGCAGAGCTAACCTTCCTACCACCCGATGTTGATAAATTTAAATGCTTATCGTTAGCGTATAACGCCCTCTGTCTAGGCAAGGCCGCCCCTACTGTGCTTAACGCCAGTAATGAAGTTGCGGTGCAATCATTCTTACAGCAACAAATGTGTTTTTCACAGATACCTTCTATTATTGAGACGGTACTGCAAACATTTTATGATTTGGCGGCAAACTCACTTGAAGAGATTTTATTAGCCGATAAATTGGCAAGAGAAAGGACTTTTGATTTAATTCAAGCAGGTGCTTAGTTGAGCGGATTATTTACATCGATTATTGCTTTTATCGTTGCTATTGGCTTATTGGTCACATTTCATGAATTGGGGCATTTTTCACTAGCACGTCTTTTAGGGGTAAAAGTTCTACGCTTTTCAATAGGATTTGGTAAAACCTTATGGCGTTTTCAAGATCGTCATAAAACAGAGTATGTGATTGCTGCCTTGCCTTTAGGCGGTTATGTCAAAATGCTGGATGAACGTGAAGGTCCGGTTGCTGAACACGAAAAAAGCGCAGCTTTTAATCAAAAACCCCTATGGGCTCGTACTCTTATTGTACTTGCAGGCCCGGTCTTTAATTTTTTATTTGCCATCATTGCTTATTGGTTGATGTATATGATTGGCATCACAGGTCTTGCGCCAATCGTGGGGGAGTTAAAACCCCATTCAATCGCTGCCGTTGCAGGGTTAGAGCCTAAAGACGAGATCCTGAAAGTCGATGGTATTACCACCTCTAGTTGGCAACGTGTGACAAATCAATTACTGGCTCGCTTAGGTGATAAAGAAACCTTATCTATTGAGGTATTAAGAGATGGCCAACACGAAACATTGTCATTAAAGCTTGCTACTTGGCAATTAAAAGGAGATAGACCTGATCTTGTTGATGCATTAGGTATTATTCCTTATCAACCTCCTATTCCACCTTTAGTACACGAAGTGATTCCAGATGAACCTGCTGCAAAAGCTGGCATTCGCGCAGGGGATGTGATTATTGCTGTTAATCGTGAACCTATTTCAGCTTGGCAAGATTTTACCCGCGTTGTTGTTAAAAGCATTAATAAACCAATGATTTTAACCGTTAAGCGTCAAAATGAGACCCAAGACATCACCTTTAAACCACGTGCTCGTGAATCAGATACGGGCGAAATGATTGGTTATGCGGGAATCGTCGTTAAATCGGTAGAAATGCCGCCTGAACTACTACGTAAAGAACGCTTAGGTCCTATTGCGGCATTTGTTGAAGCGAATAAAAAGACAGCGGAGTATATCCGGCTTACATTTCGAGTCATTGCCAAAATGATTACGGGCGATGTTGGCCTAAAAACACTAAGTGGACCTTTAACAATTGCAGAAGGGGCGGGAGCATCGGCTTCATTTGGTATTCAATATTACCTAGGATTTTTAGCTCTAATCAGCATTAGCTTAGGGGTGTTGAATTTATTACCTATTCCTATTTTAGATGGTGGCCACCTACTTTATTTTCTCATTGAAGCTATTCAAGGAAAACCGGTCTCTGAAAGAGTACAGCTGTATGGTTTTAAACTGGGCATGCTATTGTTAATTTTCTTAATGTCGGTTGCGTTTTATAACGATTTAGCCCGTATATTTTGAAGGAACGACACAGAGTTACAGATGAGTTTGTAGTGGCGGGCGGCTGTGTCCACCATAATTAGTATATCAATAGGAATTAACTCAGGTATAATGGGGACGCTATTTTGGCGGCTTGAGGTCCAATCGTCTTATTAGCATTAGTTATAACTTTGTATCTTTGGAAATTTTTATGCAAAACAAAATTTATGTTGGTAACCTGAGTTACTCTCTTGATGAATCTTCACTGCGTACAGCGTTTGCTGAATTTGGTGAAATCACTGATTTAGCATTCCCGAAGGATCGCGTTACAGGCCGTCCACGTGGTTTTGCTTTCATTACTTTCAATGATGCAAGCAGTGCTGAAGCTGCCCTCAAGCTTGATGGCCAAGAATTATCAGGTCGCAAAGTCGTTGTTAAGTTTGCGCTTGAACGTAAAGCTGCTGGTGGTGCTGGCGGCGGCGCTGGTCGACGCAGCGAATCACGTTGGTAGAATAAGAATAATAAGTTAATTAAACTCCTTTCTACCGAGCAGGGTCATTTATTAAATCAAAATGATCCTGCTTATCGTCGACTACATTCACTCTAATTTTCAAATACAAATCTTCTCGAGACTTCAATTTATTTCCCGCTGTGTTAGTATGGCGCCTCTACTTGTTTAACATGCGCGAGTTGCATGCGAGAATAAAAATAAATATGAAAAGTCGTTGGTTGACTGCACTAGCAGCTGGTTTGCTTACAAACTATGCGGTATCTGTTCAAGGCTTTGAGCAATTTGTTGTCAAAGATATTCGTATAGAAGGTTTACAAAGAATTACCGAAGGAACGGTGTATAACTATTTGCCAGTGAATGTTGGTGAATCACTTGCGCCCGAAAAAACAGGTGAAATCCTAAGAGCACTTTTTGAAACCGGTTTTTTTCAAGACATCGAGTTAAAACGCGATGGAAATGTGCTGGTCGTTCAAGTCATAGAAAGACCGACCATCGGAAAAATCACTGTTTCCGGTAATAAAGAAATCACTGAAGAAAATTTATTATCCACCTTGAAGACTGCAGGCTTAGCGGAAGGTTATGTATTTGACCGTGCCATGCTGGAACAAGTACGTAATGAATTAGAACGATTATATTTTAGTCATGGTAAATATGCTGTCAAAGTAGATGCGACAGTTGAAGAGCAGCCGAATAATCGTGTCAATGTCAGCATTGCAATTGAGGAAGGTCAGGCTGCTCGCATAAAAACTATTAACTTGGTTGGTAATCATGCTTTCACGACAAGCGAGTTGCTTAAGTCGTTTACTTTATCACCAACGAATTACATGAGTTGGGTCTCACAAGCAGATCAATACGATAAACAAAAGCTTAGCGCAGACTTAGAAGCCTTACGCACATTTTATTTAGATAGGGGATATCTGAATTTTCGGATTATCTCAACACAAGTTGCTATAACGCCTGATAAACAAGACATCTACATTACCATTAACATGGAAGAAGGCGATGAATTTGTCCTATCTGGTTTTCAGTTAGCAGGTAATACTATTTTACCTGAAGCTGAATTATTATCCTTGGTTGAATTAAAAGACGGCGAAGTTTTTTCACGTGCTAAAGTGGCCAATGTGGTGAAAAAACTGTCTGATAGATTGGGCCAAGAAGGCTATGCCTTTGCAAAAGTAAATCCAGTACCGGATATTCAAGAGGCTGATAAAACCGTTAAATTAACGTTCTATATTGAGCCAGGTAATAAAATCTATGTTCGTAAAGTCATGTTTGAAGGCAATACGAAAACCAAAGATGAAGTGATCCGTCGTGAAATTATTCAGATGGAAAGCGCGCCGGTTAATACTAAATTTATCGAAGACTCCAAGTTACGTTTAAATAGAACAGGCTATTTTACCGATGTTAAAGTAGAAACGCGTCCTGTTTCAGGTACAACTGACGAAGTTGATATTGTGTTTACCGTCGAAGAGGCCTCGTCTGGGCAGCTAGGTGGTGGTGTTGGTTATTCTGACGTTGATGGCTTATTGTTTAATGCCAATATCAGTAATCGTAACTTTCTTGGTACCGGTAAAAGCGTTGATTTCAATTTCAATCGAAGTAAAGCTTACACGACTTACAACATGTCGTATAACAACCCTTACTATACCATTGATGGTATTAGCAGGGGCTTTAACATCTTCTATAGCGAAACAGATTTAGGTAAATCCACCAGCATTACCAACTACACGACAGATGCTTATGGCGCAAACATGAGCTACGGTATGCCTATTTCGCCGCATGACAGACTCACTTTCGGTTATGGTTTCCAATCAACGACGCTTGCGATTGGGGGTGTTCAAGTACCCATCGAGATTTTAGCCTTTGTTGCTGAAAATGGCACAAAGAGCAATGAAGTCACTATGGCGTTCGGTTGGATACATAACACATTCGATAGGATGGTATTTCCAGAAAATGGTTTGCAACAAGCAGCAGGAGCCACTTTCTCTGTACCTGGATCGCATTTAGAATATTATCGTTTGAGTTACAGTTTGCAGAAGTACCAAAGCTTATCACATGGCTTTATTGGTATGACATCGGCAACCTTAGGATATGGTAATGGTTATGGCAAAACCAATGGATTGCCATTTTATAAAAACTATTTTGCTGGCGGTACAAGAACCGTTAGGGGATTTGAAGAAAGCAGCTTAGGCCCAACTGATTCCTTAGGGAATCCATTTGGTGGTAACTTCCTAGCAACAGGAACCTTGGCTTTAATTTTCCCTAACTTTTTCATGCCGGATACGAAATCAGTGCGGTTAGCGTGGTTTCTAGATGGCGGCCAAGTTTATGATTTAGAAAATAGAGAAAGTCTCTTGTATCCAACGCAATCACGAAATCCTACGGGATTACGTTACTCAACTGGATTATCTTTGACGTGGATGTCACCGATTGCACCGTTAGTATTTAGTTTAGCTACACCGCTTAACGAACATGAAGGTGATAGAATACAAAAATTTGCGTTTACTTTTGGAACCGTCTTTTAAATGCCAAGGAGCATCATTGTGAAAAAATTAAAACATATTTTATTAGCATTGGGTTTAACTTGTTTAGCACCACTTGCACAAGCAACTGAAGCTAAAATTGGTGTGATTGATATGCGAGTAATTGTTAGCAATTCACCTCAAGCAAAAGCTGCGATGGAAAAACTGAAGAGCGAATTTAAAGCTCGTGAAGAAAAAATCATGGCGCAAGAAAAATCAGTAAAAGAAAAAGCTGAAAAACTACAAAGAAATAGCGCTGTCATGAGTGAAGCTGAAAAAGCTAAACTAGAAAAAGAAGTCATGGCAGGACAACGTGAATTACAACGTCTGCAAAATGAATATCGCGAAGATGCAGCAATGCGCCAGCAAGAAGAAATGAAGAAAGTCATTGATAAAGTGAGCGCTGCCATTGACGAAATCGCGAAAAAAGAAAAATACGATTTGATATTTGTTCGTGAAGCGGCACCTTTTGCTTCTAAACAAATGGACATTACCGACAAAGTATTAAAAGCGACAGCACCTAACGCATAATCATGAATAGTATTGAACATAAAGCAAAAATGATGCGCCCCAATGTGATGACATTGGGCGCTCTGGCACAGTTAACAGGCGCAACCCTAAAGGGTGATCCGAACGTTGAAGTGACTGGTGTAGGCACGACATCCAATGCAAAAGAAGGTGATATTACCTTTATAGCGGATGCAAAATATCGTGCAATGCTTGAGAAAACACAAGCAACAGCCGTCATTTTGACCGAGAAAGATATTGAGGCATGCAAAACCCATGCGCTTATCTGTCAAGATCCCAAATTGGTGTTTGCTAAAGTCGTTGAATGTTTGTATCCCAATCAATCAGTTCTGCCTTCAATCCATGAAAGTGCTGTTATTGGTAATGAGACCGATATACATCCTTTATCTTACATAGGCCCAAATTGTGTGATTGGTGATCGTGTCAGAATTGGTGCCAATGTCATTTTGCAAGCAGGCTGTTCAATTGGTAATGATACGGTCATCGACGAAAACACGATTTTGTATCCTCGTGTCACCATTTATCATGGTTGCCAGATTGGCAAAAACTGCACTATCCATTCAGGGGTTATTATCG is a genomic window containing:
- the uppS gene encoding polyprenyl diphosphate synthase; the protein is MPNHIAVVMDGNGRWAKARHISRTLGHRKGVESAREIISACQRFNIKVLTLFAFGMENWKRPSKEVRNLFRLFYLVLRKDIARIHQDNIRLRIIGDRTIFAPALINAISDAEAMTAHNTGLVLNIAVNYSGRWDLLQAVRKVCHTHQANAMEITEAAFTEHLCLHALPEPDLFIRTGGVQRISNFMLWELAYTEFFFTPTLWPDFTSDELAGALASYAKCERRFGLTGDQLG
- a CDS encoding phosphatidate cytidylyltransferase translates to MLKWRILTALILIPFVLWGILSLQATSFAVLSAIILLIGAHEWTALCPFPKYTQQAVFLGCYIAILCLLSYFKQPYILFAALIFWIIAAIGLSRYSNKPVKWLNAPLIKGAIGLLLLPSAWYGLNVIHRAEEGPVWLIICLVIIWATDTFAYFTGRIIGKRPLAPFISPKKTIEGFWGGVIGALLLAFIAFFTNMLPSHHSLGIWLTVVLGTILLAVVGDLFESLMKRLAGVKDSGKLLPGHGGVLDRLDSLIAAAPFFALAMSWIQRSL
- the ispC gene encoding 1-deoxy-D-xylulose-5-phosphate reductoisomerase — its product is MKPSGICILGSTGSIGQNTLAVIALHPERFKVIALTAHNSVDTLYEQCCIFKPAFAVLMEPQAAKNLQSKLTQQGISTKVLCGLQDLCEVVSLPEVDKVVAAIVGAAGLLPTLNAIKAGKQILLANKEALIMAGDLFLATASRTGATLLPVDSEHNALFQCMPPGYQTGSRPQGVSRLILTASGGPFLKTAKSAFKEITPEMACQHPNWKMGKKITVDCATLMNKGLEVIEASKLFCFNHDEIDVVVHPQSVIHSLVEYHDGSQLAQLGTPDMRIPIANCLAWPERIASGATRLSLTQVAELTFLPPDVDKFKCLSLAYNALCLGKAAPTVLNASNEVAVQSFLQQQMCFSQIPSIIETVLQTFYDLAANSLEEILLADKLARERTFDLIQAGA
- the rpsB gene encoding 30S ribosomal protein S2, producing the protein MPTITMRNMLEAGVHFGHQTRFWDPKMKPYIYGARNKIHIINLDKTLPLFNEALSFIRRVASRNGKILFVGTKTCASNIIKEQAERCGMPFVNYRWLGGMLTNFKTVKQSIKRLHELEAMRDDGTFEKLVKKEALMREREMIKLERSLGGIKNMDSLPDAIFVIDVGHEKIAIKEANNLRIPVAGVVDTNNNPAGIDYIIPGNDDALRSIELYVSSVADVILEARSNLSHSQAEASEYVELENDQE
- the tsf gene encoding translation elongation factor Ts, yielding MAEQITAEMVKLLRERTGAGMMECKKALVEAKGDMAVAEDLIAKSGNKKADKSASRTAAQGRIAIANSHTNAVMIEINCETDFVARDDSFIQFCQAVADLALAKDCQDVESLLALPFEGATSVEEARKAIIVRIGENIQIRRLTSYKAQAKQRIGSYIHNARIGTLVLIEGGNEEIAKELAMHIAAMKPQFIAPNEIPEAIVAKEKEIFMERAKQSGKPDNILEKIVQGQLQKFAAEICLLGQPFFKDPDQTIEAVLKPLNATVISMLRYEVGEGIEVIKKSFEEEVMEQARGSKQ
- the map gene encoding type I methionyl aminopeptidase; the protein is MAVTIKTPQDIEKMRNAGRLAGEVLDMIGPYVKAGISTDELNTLCHNYIVNVQQAIPAPLNYKGFPKSICTSINHVVCHGIPNEKKLKDGDIINIDITVIKDGYHGDTSKMFTIGEPSVKAARLIKITRECMLLGIQQVKAGNYLGDIGAAIQEHAHQHHFSIVREYCGHGIGKIFHEEPQVLHYGKAKTGLRLEEGMIFTIEPMLNVGKKETRLLPDNWTVVTKDHSLSAQWEHTVLVTADGFEVLTKRKEETDL
- the pyrH gene encoding UMP kinase, encoding MSQDPIYQRILLKLSGEALMGDESFGIDPKVLDRIADEVGELIKLGVQVGIVIGGGNLCRGKSLSKAGLGRVSGDQMGMLATVMNAIAMRDALERAGLATRIMSAIPMTGLVDHYDRRKAIHHLQFGRVVIFAAGTGNPLVTTDSAASLRAIETQADVLLKATNVDGIYSADPAIDPHATLYQRITYAKALEKELGIMDLSAFCQCRDHDMPIRVFNINNAGALVRIVQGEPEGTVVERGNPND
- the frr gene encoding ribosome recycling factor, with amino-acid sequence MINDVQKNAKERMTKSLHSLEEELSKLRAGRANPSILEGVVVSYYGTDTPLTQMAQIVVEGALMLAVKPFEKRLVPEIEKAIRAADLGLNPATSGDVIRVPFPPLSEERRKELIKKVKAEVENAKVAVRNIRRDANQEIKDLLKEKAISEDEQRKAEEAMQKLTDQYIHQADAILARKEKDLMEI